CCGCAGCGCAGCAGCGGTGCGTCAGCGCGACAGGGGCAGGGCGCCGATGTCGGCGTCGTCCAGGCCCGCCTCGGTCAGCACCAGTGGCACGCCGCGCGTCGGATGTTCGATCACCAGCACCGGCTGCCGGTACACGCGTTCGATGGTCTCGCGCTGCAGTACCTCGCGCGGGGTGCCGTCGGCGACCACGCGGCCGTCGCACAGCATGACGATGCGGTCCGAGTACGCGGATGCCAGGTTGAGGTCGTGCAACACCGCCAGCACGCAGGCGCCGTGGTTGGCCAGCCTGCGTGCGTGCCGCAGCAGGCGCTCCTGGTGGTGCAGGTCGAGCGCGGCGGTGGGCTCGTCGAGCAGCACCACCGGCGCGTCCTGGGCCAGTACCCGCGCGAACGCGGTGCGCGCGGCCTCGCCGCCGGACAGCGTCTGCACGTTGCGATCGGCCAGTCCCAGCAGGTCGGCCGTGGTGAGCGAGGCCTCGACGATGGCGTCGTCGTGGTCCGCGTCCGTGTCGTGCGGCAGCCGGCCCATCGCCACGACCTCGCGCACGCCGAAACCGAAACGCACGCTGTGGTCCTGCGGCATCACCGCGCGCTCGCGCGCCAGCTCACGCACGCGCCACTGCGGCAACGGGCGGCCACCGACGCGCACTTCGCCTTCGCTGGGCCTGCGGTCCCCGGCGGCAAGCGACAGCAACGACGACTTGCCGGCGCCGTTGGGTCCGACCAGCGCGGTCAGCGTGCCGGGTGCGAAGTGCAGGTCGACGTGGTCGACGATCACCCGCCCGTCGATCACCAGTGATGCGCGCTCCAGCGCCAGCGCCACCGGGGTGCCGTGGTGGGCGGTGGCGGCACTCATGGCGCGCCCCGCGGCTTGCGCCGCAGCACCAGCCACAGGAAGAACGGCGCGCCGATCGCCGCGGTGAACAACCCCAACGGGATTTCCGACGGCGGATCCAGCGTGCGTGCGGCGGTATCGGCCAGCACCACCAGCAGCGCACCGAGCAACGCCGACAGCGGCAGCAGCAGGCGGTGGCCGGGGCCGACGATCAATCGCACCACGTGCGGCACCACCAGCCCGACGAAGCCGATCGAGCCGGCGAACGCCACGGCCGACCCGACCAGCAGCGCGCTGAAGGTGATCAGCCGCAGCCGCGCGCTGCGCACGTCGAGGCCGATGTGGCGTGCCTGGCGTTCGCCCAGCGCCAGCATGTCCAGCGGCGTGGCCATCGTCAGCAGGGCGCCGACGCCGACCGCGAACACCGGCGCGGCGGCGGCCACGTCGGTCCAGCCCACGCGTGCCAGCGAACCCATCTGCCAGAACACCAGCGACTGCAGCTCGGCGGAGTCGGCGACATAGGTCAGCAGGCCGATCGCCGCCGAACATGCCGCACCGATGGCGATGCCGACCAGCAGCAGGGTGGCGGTGCCTTCGCCGCGTCCGGGGCGTGCCAGCAGATAGATCAGGGTGGTCGCCAGCGCACCGCCAAGGAATGCCGCGACGGGGATCGTCCAGTAGCCCAGGGCCGAGGCGCCGAGCACGATCGCCGCAACGGCACCGAGCGATGCGCCCTGGGTCACGCCGACGATGCCCGGGTCGGCCAGCGGGTTGCCGAACAGACCCTGCAGGCTGGCACCGGCCAGCGCGAGGCTGGCGCCGACCATTGCCCCGAGCAGGGCGCGCGGGATACGCAGGTTCCACACCACGGAGATGTCGCGGGTGCTGAGGTCCCCGGGCGCGGCCAGCCCCAGTTGCACCCCGATCGCGTGCAGCACGTCGGCCGGCGCCACCTTCAGCGGGCCGACGCCGAACGACAGCAGGATGCCGGCCAGCAGCGCGAACAGCGCCACCGGTACCGCCAGCTGTCGCACCATCGCCGGGCGTGCACGGCGCGGGCCCGGAGCGGACGCCGCGTACGGAGTGCTCAAGGTGCCTTGTCCGCCAGCGCCGCCAGCGCCTGTGCCAGCGAGATGGCGCCGGCGCCGGAGGCGACGCTGGTGTACTTCAGCTGCACGTCGGGCATCACCCACACCCGGCCCGCCGCACCGGCCGGCGTCTGCCGCAGCGTGGGGTACTGCGTCCACAGCGCGTCGGCACCGCCGAACAGTTCGAGATCGTGTTCGCTGACCAGGATCACCTCGGGCGCCGCGGCCACGATGCCTTCCTGGCTCAGCACCGAGTAGTCGCTGACGCCCGCGGCGTCGCCGATGTTGTCGCCGCCGGCCAGGCGGATCAGCGCCGCGGCGGCGGTGTCGGCGCCGCCGACGGTGGGCTGGCCACCGGCGCCGGTCGCCGAGACATGGATGACCTTCGGGCGGCGTGCATGGCCGGCGGCAATCCGCGCCGCCTCGTCCAGCTGCGCCTGCACCTGGGTGGCCAGGCGCTCACCGGCCTCGGCCGCGCCGAACAGCGCCGCGGTCTTGCGCACCTTGTCGGGTGCCGGTTGCAGGTCGTCGACGATCACCGCGGGCAGGCCGGCATCGCGCAGCTTGCCGGCCAGGCCACTGTTGCCGTGGCGGCGCAGGCTGTTGCCGACGAACAGGGTGGCGTCGAGGCTCAGTACGCCCTCGGCACCGGTGGTGCGGTTGAACAGGAACTGCTTCGGTGCGGCGCGCCCCGCGGCGGTGGCGGTATTGACCGGCGCGGCGAACACCTGCGCGTCGAGGCCGAGCGCTTCCATCACCGAGATCACGTCGTCGCCGCCGGCAATCGTGCGGCTGCTGTCGGTCACCGTCACCTCGACGCCGTCGTCGGAGCGCACCGTCGCTGGAAGCCGCGGGTGCACGCCTTCGGCGTCGGGCACGTCGACACCGACCACGCGCTGCCAGCCCCCGGGCAGCGCCGTGGCACCACCGGCAGTGGCCGGCGCGACGCCGGTCGTCGCCGCTGGCGGCGCGGAGGGCGAGCACGCGGCCAACGCCAACGCCAGCGCCAGGCAGGCGGCGAGGGCGGCAGTGGACGGGCGGGAGATACGGCGGTCAGGCATGGAGGGATCCATCATTGCCGGCGGGACGGGGCGTCCTGCAGGCTGAAGTGCGCATTTTACCGGTGTCGGCAAACCACTCAGCGCGCCTTCGGGGTGATGCGGCGGATCTGGTCGCCGGCGGGGTCGTTCTCGCCGCGCGACTTGTTGGTGGCGAAGATGTTGCCGCGACCATCGGGATAGGCGTGGTTGGGGAAGGTGCCGCCATCGAGATTGGCGACGAGGTTGCCGGCGCCATCCACCACCGCGATGGTGCCCGCGACCCGGGTCGGCACATAGGCCAGGCCGGACTGCGGATCGAACGCCACATAGACCGCGCCGGCACCGACGTACACATCGTGCAGCACCTTGCCGCTGTCGGCATCGGCGATGACCAGGTTGTCGCTGCCCTGCGCGGCCACATAGACGCGCCGGTTCTGCGGGTCCACCGCCACGCCGATCGCGCCTTCGACACCCGGCACGCGGAACACCTTGTCGATGGTGCCGCTGGCGACATCGAGCACGGCGACCTCCCCGGTGGACAGGCTCACCGAGTACAGCTTGTGCGCCACCGGGTCGAGCGCCAGCGCCATCGGGCTGAAGGTCTCGCCGCGCTCGCCGGAGGGAATGGTCACTTCCTGCACGACTTCGAGCGTGTCCGTGTCGAACGCGACCAGCACGCCGCCGCCGAAGCTGCTGGCCCAGGCGCGGCCGGTGGCGGCGTCCACCACCACGTCGCGCGGGTGCGCGATCACGCCGGGTTCGAACTGCTTGACCAGCGACAGGTCGGACTGGCGATACACGGCCACGGTGTCGTCGCGGGTGTTGGTCACCCAGACATTGCCGCGGGTGTCGTCGACGCCGATGCCGTACACCGCGAACACGCGGCCGTCGTCGCGCCCGGGCACCGCGGCGGGGGTGATGCGCGCGGTGACCTCCAGCGTCCGCGGGTCGAGCTTGAGCAGTTCGGATTCGCCCACCGGCGGACGGCCCACCGCGGCGGTCACGAACAGCGCATCGCTGGCCGTGCCATAGGCGACCTGGTACAGCCCGCGCACCAGCGGACTGGCGGCGACATCGAAACGGTCCTGGCCCGACAGCGGGACTTCCTTCGACACCTTGAGGTCGAACACCGCCGCGGCATCCGGGTTGGCGACGCGCACGACCACCGGATGCAGGCCGGCGGCGGCATCGGCCGGAATCGCCAGCGTCGCCTTGAAGCCCCCCTCGCCATCGGCGATGTAGGGCTGCGCGTTGAGCACGGTCTCGCCGCGCAGCAGCGTCACCGACTGGCCGGGTCTGAAGCCGCTGCCGGCGATCTCCGCCTCGGTGCCCGGCAGCACCAGCGGGGTGGTCGCGCGCACGCTGCCTCGGAAGTCGTTGTCGGGCGTGCCGAACACCTGCGCGCCGGCGATGCCGGCCGCCATCGCCAGGGACAGGCCCAGCGCCGCCAGGCGCAGGCGGGAAGAACGGAAACGCGTGCTGCTCATTGCGGACTCCTTGGCGGGGATGCCGGCACGGGTGCCGGAGGATGCGGATTGGGGACGGCTGCCGGTATCGCGCGGCGTCTGGGGGAGAGCGCTGATCTGCGTCAGGCTGCCCACCGGTACGTACGATCGATGGCCGACGGTGCGGATTCGGACGCGATGGTGGTGACGCGCAGCGCCGGCCTCGACCCGCGGTGGAACCGGTCGGGATAGGCGACGTCGTCGACGGAGCCGGCCAGGGTGCTCATTGGTCGGCGTCGCCCGTGGAGGGTCGTGGCGTGTTGCTGCGGTCGGCCACGCCGGTCACCGCGTGCAGCGCGCCCATCAGCGAGGCGCGGAACATCGGACCGTGGCCGAGGCCCGGAAACTCGCGGTACGAAGCCTCGATGCCGGGCACCGTCGCCAGCGTCCCGGCGAGCTGCATCGCCGCATCCGGCGTCGCCGCCTGGATCCGCCGGAGGTGTGCGACCACGCGCGGATTGGTCAGGTCACGGCGTCCGCGGTCGCCGACACGTTCGGCGCCGCCGAGGTGGATGATCACCCGCGCCGGATGCCCGACGTTGTGGGCGATGAAGCGTTCGCTCTCGCGCACCGCATGCGCGTCGCCCCACCACATCGACGGGCTGCCGGCGACATAGGTCTGGAATGCGCCGGTGCGGGTGTACAGCGTATGCAGCACAAACAGCCCGCCCAGCGAGTGGCCCCACAGCGTCTGCCGCTGCGGATCGATCGGCATCCGCTGCGCCAGCTGCGGGCGGATCGTACGTTCGATCAGCTCGGCCAGCGCGTCGGCGCCGCCACTGCCCAGGGGTGCGGTTTCGGCGTCCTCGGGCGGCAGCACCGCCGGCGTGTAGTCGCGGTTGCGCTGCGGCGAATCGATGCGCAGGTCGTTGTCGTAGCCGATGAACACCAGCGCATGCGGCTCCGGCTGCGCGGCGAGCTCCTCCAGCAGCGCGTCGTCGAACTCGATCAGCGCGGCGTTGCCGTCGAGCATCCAGAACGTCGGCCAGCCGGCGGCGGGGGCGGGCGTCTTCGG
This portion of the Luteimonas yindakuii genome encodes:
- a CDS encoding heme/hemin ABC transporter substrate-binding protein, which translates into the protein MPDRRISRPSTAALAACLALALALAACSPSAPPAATTGVAPATAGGATALPGGWQRVVGVDVPDAEGVHPRLPATVRSDDGVEVTVTDSSRTIAGGDDVISVMEALGLDAQVFAAPVNTATAAGRAAPKQFLFNRTTGAEGVLSLDATLFVGNSLRRHGNSGLAGKLRDAGLPAVIVDDLQPAPDKVRKTAALFGAAEAGERLATQVQAQLDEAARIAAGHARRPKVIHVSATGAGGQPTVGGADTAAAALIRLAGGDNIGDAAGVSDYSVLSQEGIVAAAPEVILVSEHDLELFGGADALWTQYPTLRQTPAGAAGRVWVMPDVQLKYTSVASGAGAISLAQALAALADKAP
- a CDS encoding alpha/beta hydrolase, whose protein sequence is MTTPASAQQRNPLQTIGQTVADHASHAYAFERFTVASHDGSRTWRVHVAVPKTPAPAAGWPTFWMLDGNAALIEFDDALLEELAAQPEPHALVFIGYDNDLRIDSPQRNRDYTPAVLPPEDAETAPLGSGGADALAELIERTIRPQLAQRMPIDPQRQTLWGHSLGGLFVLHTLYTRTGAFQTYVAGSPSMWWGDAHAVRESERFIAHNVGHPARVIIHLGGAERVGDRGRRDLTNPRVVAHLRRIQAATPDAAMQLAGTLATVPGIEASYREFPGLGHGPMFRASLMGALHAVTGVADRSNTPRPSTGDADQ
- a CDS encoding YncE family protein — protein: MSSTRFRSSRLRLAALGLSLAMAAGIAGAQVFGTPDNDFRGSVRATTPLVLPGTEAEIAGSGFRPGQSVTLLRGETVLNAQPYIADGEGGFKATLAIPADAAAGLHPVVVRVANPDAAAVFDLKVSKEVPLSGQDRFDVAASPLVRGLYQVAYGTASDALFVTAAVGRPPVGESELLKLDPRTLEVTARITPAAVPGRDDGRVFAVYGIGVDDTRGNVWVTNTRDDTVAVYRQSDLSLVKQFEPGVIAHPRDVVVDAATGRAWASSFGGGVLVAFDTDTLEVVQEVTIPSGERGETFSPMALALDPVAHKLYSVSLSTGEVAVLDVASGTIDKVFRVPGVEGAIGVAVDPQNRRVYVAAQGSDNLVIADADSGKVLHDVYVGAGAVYVAFDPQSGLAYVPTRVAGTIAVVDGAGNLVANLDGGTFPNHAYPDGRGNIFATNKSRGENDPAGDQIRRITPKAR
- a CDS encoding FecCD family ABC transporter permease, which codes for MVRQLAVPVALFALLAGILLSFGVGPLKVAPADVLHAIGVQLGLAAPGDLSTRDISVVWNLRIPRALLGAMVGASLALAGASLQGLFGNPLADPGIVGVTQGASLGAVAAIVLGASALGYWTIPVAAFLGGALATTLIYLLARPGRGEGTATLLLVGIAIGAACSAAIGLLTYVADSAELQSLVFWQMGSLARVGWTDVAAAAPVFAVGVGALLTMATPLDMLALGERQARHIGLDVRSARLRLITFSALLVGSAVAFAGSIGFVGLVVPHVVRLIVGPGHRLLLPLSALLGALLVVLADTAARTLDPPSEIPLGLFTAAIGAPFFLWLVLRRKPRGAP
- a CDS encoding heme ABC transporter ATP-binding protein, which translates into the protein MSAATAHHGTPVALALERASLVIDGRVIVDHVDLHFAPGTLTALVGPNGAGKSSLLSLAAGDRRPSEGEVRVGGRPLPQWRVRELARERAVMPQDHSVRFGFGVREVVAMGRLPHDTDADHDDAIVEASLTTADLLGLADRNVQTLSGGEAARTAFARVLAQDAPVVLLDEPTAALDLHHQERLLRHARRLANHGACVLAVLHDLNLASAYSDRIVMLCDGRVVADGTPREVLQRETIERVYRQPVLVIEHPTRGVPLVLTEAGLDDADIGALPLSR